CGAAATCCAGCGCGTTGGCGGAAATGAAACCATCAAGTTTGACGCCCGCGTTATTTCGGCGACAAACAGGGATATCATCCCCATGATTCGCAAAGGCAAGTTCAGAGAAGACCTGTACTACCGCCTGTTCCAGTTCCCGATTCACCTGCCCCCACTCAGGGAGCGGGAGAAAGATGTGATTTTGCTTGCCAATCACTTCCTGAAAAGCTACCTCAAGTCACATCCTGAGTTTAAAGGCAAAACCCTTTCTTCTGAAGCCCGCCGTGCCATCCTTAATTATAAATGGCCAGGGAACGTGCGCGAGATGAAGAGTGCTATTGAGCGGGCAATCCTGATTTCGGATGCAAACGAGATCAGTGTTAATGACATGATGCTCAATGCGCGCACTATGATTTCGCCATGGGAAGAACGCTCTCAGCACACCATGCAGGAGTCAAGCTATGCGCCGGCAACGCAACCTCTGAACGGAGAACACGGTATAGTGGAAGAATCCGCAGACGCGATAGCCGGCATTTCGCTCGGAGGCAATGGCAACGCAATTGTCTCTCTTGAAGAGATCAAACATAAAGCTGTTGAACGCGCTTATCGTATCTGTGATGGGAATGTGGACAAGGCAGCCGTAGAACTTGGCATTGGCCGGGCTACCATGTACAGACTCCTCAAAAAGTACGAGCTGATTGGCTAGAACCATCGAGACCTTTGCGTAACCATTGTAATTACGCGGATTCGGGCTTATTCTTGCGTATTGTCAGACTCGCCTCTCAGTATTCAACACTCGGCACCTGATCTGTATGAGATTAAGCCCCTACGAAAAAGAAGTCCAACGCGAAATTGAGCAATGGCAGCACGGAGAAGCTTCACTTTTGGTGAAAGCACTCAGCTGGGCGATGCAACCCATGGACTGGGTAGTGAATCAGGTTGTCCCAGAGGACATGCTCGATCAGGCAAGTACTGCCGTCGAGCAATTCCTCTCAGTGCTGAACAATGCATCCGAGTGGACTTACGATGCTGACGACTTGCTCAAACGCGCGCAGGAAAGGGGCCTGGAAGCTGAAACGATCGCCGACTTGCGCGACCAGCCACTCGAAACGCTTGATGAACTGGCCAAGGGGCTTTTTACGCAGAATGCCATGCTGGCAGCCATCGAAGGTGGTGGTACCGGACTTGGTGGCGCGGTACTTATTGCGGCTGATATTCCCTTGCTCTTCGGCATTAACTTTCGTCTGATTCAGCAAATTGGCGCTACTTACTGGTTTGAACTCAAAGGGCCCGATTTTCAACCGCTTGTCCTGTCGATTTTCAACGTAGCTGCCTCGGGAGAAACCCGCTCAAAAAACGACGCTATCCGTGAAATCAGTGTTGCCGGCGCCGCATTTGCCAATGACCTGAATTACAAAGGCCGGGTAACGGGCACGCTACGCGACCAAAACAGGCACTTGCCGCGGGAAATTGCGAAGAACATTGTCGGCCGTAAAATTGCACAAACCATCCCCATCGCCGGCGCTGCTGTAGGCGCTGGAATTAACTACTGGTTTACAACAGAAACAGCGGAAACAACCTATATGCTTTTCCGCGCGCTGTACCTGGAACGCAAAGAAAGAATCTAATCGCCCACTTGTTGGTTTCTAGTTGCGCTTTTGTCGATTTTAGCCGGCATTAACCCCGCCTTTGCGGTGTGTTGGCTTTACGACGCCATTCAGTAATTAGCAGCCAGAATCCATGTCGCTCGTCGCCATTGTAGGCCGGCCCAACGTTGGCAAGTCCACCTTATTCAATCGGCTTACGGAAGTTAAACAAGCCATCGTGCACGATGAGCCGGGCGTTACCCGTGACCGCATCTACGGACAGGTAGAATGGAACGGCGTGGTCTTCTCGCTTACCGATACAGGCGGCTACGTCTCCGACTCCTCAGACCGCTTTGAAGCCGCCATCCGCGAACAGGTAGAACTGGCCACCGAAGAAGCTGACTTGCTGTTGATGGTTGTGGATGTAGAAACCGGCATTACGGACCTTGACCAGTCTGTTGCCCAAATGCTTAGGAGAACACAGAAACCCGTCATTCTGCTCGCCAACAAAGCCGACAACAAAGAACGCCGGTGGGATGCCAACGTGTTTTATCAACTCGGCATCCCCGACGTATTCCCGGTCAGTTCGATCAATGGCTCGGGTACGGGCGAAGTGCTGGATGCGATTGTCGAAAACCTGCCGCCACCGCCACCCGAGGGTAAAAATGACGACAGGCCACACATTGCATTGATTGGCCGGCCGAACGTGGGCAAGTCGTCTATATCCAATGCGCTGCTGAACCAGAACCGGTCGATTGTAACTGAAATTAGTGGCACCACACGCGACTCTATCAACTCGGTAATGAAATACCACGGGCAGGAAATTGTCCTGGTAGACACGGCCGGCTTGCGCCGAAAGGCACGCGTGAAGGAAAATGTAGAGTTTTACGCCAACCTGAGGACCGAGCGGGCCATTCAGCACTGCGATGTTGCCGTGCTCCTGCTCGACGCAACCCAGGGCCTCGAAGCCCAGGATATTCGGGTGCTCAAACAGGCTGAAACCATGTCAAAAGGCCTTGTGCTGGCCATCAACAAGTGGGATCTGATCGAGAAGGAAACCAATACCGAACGTGATTACATGCGGTTGATTAAAGAGCGGTTGAAAACGCTCGATTATGTCCCCATTGTCACTGTTTCAGCATTGACCAAACAAAGGCTGCATAAACTGATAGACCGGGCGCTTGCCGTTCACCAACAGCGCGGCTACCGGGTCCCCACCAGCAAACTGAACGATGCACTTCGTGCAGCAGTTGAACGCACACCGCCGCCGTACTACCGCAACAGGCCTGTCAAAATCAAGTACGCAACCCAGATCCGTGAAAACCCGCCCGTAATTACCTTTTTCTGTAATTACCCAAAAGGGGTGCGCGAGCCCTACCAGCGGTATCTCGCCAACAGGTTGCGCGAATCGTTTAATTTTGAAGGCGTGCCGCTCAAATTGACCTTCAAATCCAAATCTTAGCCGGCTACTTCCGCATGTTTCCTCTTGACGGCCAGACCTTGCATTTTGCAAGCATGTAACACATCAAGCCTAAAAAAAATCAAACAGAGGCGTGCGCATCCAAAATAATTACATTCGGAAGCGCTATTTGGTTTATTTACCCCTTTACAGTTGGTTGTTATTTATTAGATTCTGGCTTATATACTAAATCAGCCACCTGAATCGTTACACTCAAGACGACCATCTCTTAGTTGTCGCGCTTTCTTGAAGTGTAGTATAAGCAAGGGACTTTACTTTAGACCCTGGAATAAAGCATGTCGGCTAAAGGTCTAACATATGAGCAGTTGGAGACGTCGTTTAAACACGGCAATTTCAAACCTGTGTACTTTTTGTACGGCTCCGAACGGTTTTTAATGAATCAGCTGCAATCCTTGCTGATCGAAAAGGCCCTGGCACCGCATGAACGCGATTTCAACTTTGACCTCTTATATGGTCCGGAGGCAGACGCAAACCAGGTTATTGGTCTGTGCGCGAGCTTTCCTGCAATGGCCCAACGACGCGTGGTGATCGTCAGAGACTTCGAACAGCTGAAGGATAACAAGCGATTTTCGCATTATGCAAAGCAACCCAACCCCTCCACTATAGTCTTGTTACTGTGCGGCAAAAAGCCAAACCTGTCGACACAGCCATACCGAGACTTGAAAGCCAATGCAGCTTGGGGCGAATTCAAGCCCCTTTATGACAACCAGGTGCCGGGCTGGATTAGCAAGCGCCTGAAAACTCGTCAGGTCCAAGCTGACGCAATGGCAATACAGCGACTGTCCGATTATCTGGGCACTGACCTGCAAGCCATAGAGTCAGAAATAGACAAACTTGTCACATATTGTGGCGGAAAACCGCAAATTACGGGGGATGACATCGTGCGAGCCAGCGGCCAAACGCGCGATTTTAATGTATTTGAGTTGCAAAAAGCAATTGGTGAAGCACGACATAATGACGCACAAAATATCACGGAACAGTTGTTGCGCCAAGCTTCAAACAAACGCGGTGAAGCGCTGATGATTGTTTCAGTACTCACCTCGTACTTCACGAAACTCTGGAAGCTGACGTATTTTCAGCACAAGAATGTGCCAGAAAAATCGCTGTCTTCGCGGGTAGGTGTTTCACCTTATTTCATAAAAGAGTATTTGAAAAGTCTGCGTTTTTACAACAGAAACGCGATTGCCGGCGCTTTTGCCACGTTACTTGCTGCAGATTATGAATTAAAAGGAGGAGCGAACAGAGACACGCAACTGATACTAACTTTACTCCTTAGGCGATTGGTACCAAACGCCTTACCTAACAATCCGCGAAATACCGTCGTTCGCCGATGATGTAACGATAGTATGTTCAGATTGTACACATATTCGTAACAAGTTGTGTACGACCCGCACAGATTCAAGCAAGCCTGATATGCCAAAATCATTAGCAAAGAAAAATCGCAAGCGTAGCCCTCGTAAAACGGCCCCCCATAGCCATTACGAGATGCTCGTTGATATGAGCGATGAGGACTTAATGTCCTTTTTCCAGGCAGGAACCGTAGAGGCTTTTGACCTGCTCGTAAGCAGATACAAAGATCCGCTTACGAATTATATTTATCGCTTCCTCGGTGACATGAAGGAGTGCGAAGATCTGCTGCAAGAAACGTTTCTCCGCGTTTACCGCAACCGCCATTCTTATCGGCGCATTGCGAAGTTTTCGACCTGGTTGTATACCATTGCAGGTAACCTTGCGCGGTCTGAATACCGCAAACGCAAGCGCCGCCGGCTCTACTCCTTGCAGTCTGTCAACCGCGATGAAGAAGAGTTCGAGGTAGAGATTCCAGATGAAACATTCTCTCCGGACAGGCATACCGAGAGTACCATCCAAGATTATTATATTCAGGAAGCGCTCAAACAAATACCTGAAGAATTCCGAGAAGTAGTTGTTCTACGTGATGTACAGCAGCTTGCTTATGAGGAAATCGCCGAAATCACCGGATTGCCTATGGGCACGGTCAAGAGTCGAATCAATCGTGGTCGAACGAAACTTCAGGCGCTTCTCAAGGATGTGTATTCACCCCATCCCATGGGGCACTAATCGACCAGTATTGACCGCCGGGATTTGAAAAAACCCTGATGGGACGCAAAAAGGAGCTCACTTCCTTATTTGTTTTTCCCATGTGCGATTTCTTGGAATTGATTCTTGATTCTGGAATCAGCTTCGTACAGATATGGCCGACGGATACAAAAATCCTGGGGAGCAAGACTTCACCGACCTCGACGAGTGGTTGTGTGAATACGTGGACGGTACTATCGATCCCGTTGTTTGTGAAGCCCTGGAAGAATACATGCAACACAACGAAGCGCTCGCATCTCATGTAGAGCGACTTCGCGAAGCACGCCACCTGCTTTGCCAGTATGGTTGCAGCTATCAGGCCCCTAGCGGATTACAACCGCGCCTTCGCCGCCGCCTGGCTACCGAAATTGTACAGGAAGCCCAACCTTTTATGGGCCTCTCCAGCACACACCTCATGACGCTGGCCACCGTTACCTCTGTTGTTGCAATTATGCTCATTTTTGGCTCCTCGCGAACTACAGGAAACGCCACGCTAGCCGGCAACGCCACGCCAGCCATGGCCATCCAGGAAGCGCCGCGGCAGCACCATGGCGCAGCCGCTATTGTGCCCCATAACCGCGTAACACCTGTACGCACGCTGGCCACCAACAAATTCTACTCTAAATTTACCCACAAGCGGGCTTTCAGCCACGCCCACGCTACAGCAACATATGCAATCCAGGCCAACAGCCGGCCACATACCTTACACGTAACACCTACGATTGCAGATAGTCGAATGGCCCCATAACGCCCCGGCAACATCCCCGCCTCGCTGGTATTTCCCTTGACATTGGGAGCACTGTAACGTACTATTCCCGCCTGCAATGTATTGACGAGCCCATCCTCTCTGGTTGGGCTTTTTTCATTTTTCATTCAGGCTTCAGCAAGTAAAGCAGAATTTGCTTTGCTTTTTTACTTACCATCTTTATTCTGGTGATCATCAGGCAGGTCATACCATGGCAGATGGACTCTTCATTGTAGGTACAGATCGTGACGTAGGCAAAACCTTCGTGGGCGTAGGTATTGTGGGCCTGCTCCGGGAAATGGGTGTCGACGCTACGCTAATGACCCCAATATCTACAGGCGGCTCAGTTGACAGCGCCACAGAGCTACTCAAGCAAATTGGCGTAGAAGAACCCAAACGCCTGGTAAGCCCCATCTCTTTTGAAACGCTCGCCTCACCATACGCTGCCAGCCAGGTTGAACGCATTGAAATCAAACTGGCCAAAATCTGGGACGCGTACAACGAGCTCAAAGCCAAAGGAAAATTTGTCGTCATTGAAGGCGGTGGCCTAATGGTACCGATCACCCGGAATTATGCAGTAGCCGACCTCCTGAAAGATTTCGATTTGCCGGCGGTCATCCTGGGCAAAACAGCTCGAGGCACGCTAAATCACTGTATTCTTACGTTACGCATGATGCTGGTCATGGGCCTGCACCCCAGGGGCTTTATTCTCAACGGATTTGGACAGTACGGCGAAGGTTTTGCTGAAGCATTGAACCCCGATGTATTAGAGGAACTGGAAGCACCACTAAAGGTACTGGCTACTATTGAATGGAGACCTGAGTACCCCGGTAATATACAAGCTTTCATCCGTGCCCTCCGCCAGCACGAAGGCTTGTTATCTTTACTTAAAGATCTAACCGATACTACTATGAATTTATAGTGTGATGCACCCATCACACATTTATCTGTCAAACATAAGGAAGGTAGGGTATGGAAATACTGGATTCTTCGATCTACGCAACGCAACCGCTCCCCCTGCAAAAACAGCTTAAGACACTGTTGAGCGAATCCTCCCAGTATCCTGTAGAAGACGAAATTCTCGGGATCATCGTGCCGGACAGCAACCTGCTGAGCGGCGGCCCAGTTGCTGCCAATGTGTTTAAAACCATTGCCGGCAAGTCATATGACACTGTTGTCATCGTTTCATCGAGCCACACCGGGCCCTTTAAACGTATGACAATTTGCAACCTGAACTCTTATCGCACCCCACTTGGCGACGTCCCGATCAACGAGAAAGTATGCCATGAACTCTGCGATGAAGACGACGACATTTATCTCGACGACCAGGGCCATTTTCACAACAAAGGGATAGACGTTCAACTCCCTTTCTTACAAACTGCACTGGATGATTTTGACATTGTCCCGATTGTAATGGGAGAAGAATCTCCTGAATTCTGCAAAGAACTGGGCGCTGCCATAGGAGAAATCATGTTCAACCGTAAAACGCTTGTTGTCGCTTCGGTGGATGTGCTTTCGTCTACACAGGAAGAACTCGAAAAATTCCAAACCCTGTTTGAGTCGAGTAACACCCGGGACCTCATTCCTATGCTGAATCGCCAGGACATGGCGCTTCAAGGCCGTGGGCCGCTGCTTGTAGCCATGCTTGCTGCGCAACACCGCAATGCGAGACGTTTTCAGGTGCTGGAACTCAAACAGCCTGAAAACTCGAACCCCGGCTGGATTGGCGCATACATCAGTAAATAATGCGATTAGGCATCGTATATACTGACGTTTTAATCTAACGCTATTCGCTACAGTCTTGCATAAACAGCAAAAACCTCTTCCCCACGACCATGGCCGGCAAACCGGCATCATGATCGTGGGGACCGGCGCTGTAGGCACTACATTGGCCCTCAGCTTGCAAGCCAAAGACTATACCATCTCAGCGATTGCAAGTCGCTCAAAAGCGCGTGCCCAACAGCTGGCAACTCATGTAGGAGCGCCTGCAGCTGTTGCCCTTTCTAGCCTCGATCCAGCGCAAGCACAACTCATTTTCCTCTGTGTACCCGACGACGTTCTTCCCGAAATTGCAGACAAACTGGCAAATCATACCCAGTGGGCAGGTAGAATAGTGGCGCATACCTCAGGGGCACAAACGGCATCTATCCTGCTCCCGTTGCAAAAAGCAGGGGCCTATGCAATGAGCTTTCACCCCGTCCAAACCTTCGTAAAACCATCAAAAAATGCGTTTTCTGGTATTTATGTAGGTATTGAGGGGGACGAGCCGGCAGTCAGTGAAGGCATAGTATTGGCACAGGCTTTGGATGCAACCCCGCTTGTGTTACAAGCTGCCGATAAAGCGCGGTACCACCTTGCCGCATCAATAGCCTCAAACTTCACTGTTACCCTTGTTTCAGCAGCATGTGACGTACTGGAATCCATAGGTATGCAGCGCGATGAAGCAGTTGCTTTGCTGAGACCTCTCGTAATGCAGACGTGTACAAACGTAACAACCCGCTTGCCCGAAGAAGTACTCACCGGACCAGCCGCACGAGGTGACAAAAACACCCTCCAACAACACCTCGATGCACTAGAAAACCACCAACCGCACCTGCTACCCCTATACCGCGCGTTGCTCGCGCAAACCGTTGAATTAGCTAAACGAGGCGCAACAAGCCCTGATGCAAAAAAACAACTGGATGAGATGCACAGCAGCTTGCAGCCTGAATAACCCACACAAGACAACCTACTACAAACAACCTACTGCACCCACTACAGACCACTATTCTTGAACGATACACCAGGTAGTGATGTATTTACTCCGTACTGAACGTGTAGTCCTCAATCCCGCCGCACTGGCAATAGATTTTACAACAACCAAAAAGCTCGACGCCCTTTTCGAGCGTGAAAATACAGCCTCCATCGCCTTCCAATCCGTACTTGTTGCCGCCATACAGATTCTCGAGCGCGTTCGGGAAGAAGAAATTGCAGTTTCAAAAGCGGCAATATCCCTCGCACACCGCGAGCAAATGTCGCACATGCTTGCATCCACGGACTCAATGACAAAGTCTCTACGTGACGCGCTCAATGACCAGGGGTCTCGCATCCTTGACCTGCAACCGCGCGATATGGGCAAAGACGATGGCTCAAATTCGTGGTGGTTTTGCCTTGCAAAAGCCATCGAAACATTAAATGCCGGCAGAGATTGGATAAATCAGATTGTTTCCGGCCAGCACAAAGATAGCCCCTCCAGATCGCTGGCAACCATTGTTGCCCAGTTTCTGGAAACACACCACACCCAACTGGATGACGAAATTCGCTGCTAACCCCGCAAGGTTCTGGCAGTGATAGGGCACCCCCTAAAACCAAGCCTACCACCATGCCGTCTAACATTGATGAACTGTTATCAATAGAGCATACGGTACTGGAATCACGGTGGCAGGTGTTGCTAGCCTGGCTAGAAGATCATTTTGGTCGCCAGGCAGGCATTGAGTCTATCTTGTTTCTTATCGGCATTCAATCCCAGGAACGCGGCTACGAACCCAAGCTGTCTAAAAAGAAAAAGCAGGCCCTGATTATGGAAGGGACACACTGCGCTTTTGAAACACTTGGCCTTTATAGACGTGTCGGTAAAGATTCAAATGGACAGATCGTTTGGGAAAGAACGGAAATACCCCTCAAAAAACTTCCGCTTCCTGAACAGGAAAAATTGTTACGTGTTGCCATTCTGTCCTACTTTGACAAGCTCAACAACGGATAGCTTCAACGTTCAATTTTCCAACACAATGTACAAGTATCTCTTACTCCTGGCCGCAGGCAGCTTATTGATAGGTTGTGAAGTGCGCGTGCGCGATTCAGGTGCAAATTCAAGTTTGTCCCGCCGCTCTGCAGATACGTCGGCGGTGTTCAGCATCTCACGAAACAACGGTACTACCCCAACAAGGTCATTTGATCTGACAGAGTCTTCTACCAGCACGTCCATCCAGGCAGAGGTGGTTTCCCCGCTTCCTCCCTCTAACCTGTATGAGATCGCAACGCCGCTTGGTAACATGACGCTGCGCCTCTTCGACGACACGCCGGAGCACAGAGACAACTTCAAGAAATTAGTAGAAAACGGATATTACGACCGTACCACGTTTCATCGCGTGATGGCCAATTTCATCATCCAGGGTGGCGACCCTAACTCAAGAGATAAAGACCCCAACAATGACGGCATTGGTGGCCCCGGATACACCATCTCGCCCGAATTCAAGTCGAATCATTTCCATAAAAAAGGGGCGATTGCTGCAGCCCGTCAGCCCGATCAAGTGAACCCCCAACGCCGTTCCAGTGGCAGCCAGTTCTATATTGCACAAGGCCGCGCTTACGAAGCACAGGAACTCGCAGAAGTAGAACGCTACATCGGCATCCAGATCAGAGACAGCAACTTCAGATTCTCCCCGGAAGCCCGCGAGGCCTATACGCGAATAGGAGGCATTCCTACGCTTGACATGCAATACACAGTTTTTGGTGAACTCGTAGACGGTTTTGACGTTCTTGATCGGATCAGTGCAATACCTGTTGATGGCAGAGATCGTCCAAAGGACGACGTGCCCATGACGATCCGTGCAATTCCTGCACAATAACATCTCAGCAACCGGTGCATGCGTGGCCGTGAAAGCGAGCTACATTTAACATTTAGCAAACACCTTTCCCCCGGCTGAAATACAACAGCATGGCGGGGATCAGGCTGTACCAAAAACCTTATGTCCGAGTTTACCGAACAGGAAGCCCGCCGCAGAGAAGAACTTGCGGCCCTGCAAGAAGCAGGTATCAACCCTTACCCCACTTCGTGGGACGTCACCGCACACGCCAGCGAGATTCTCGCCAAATTTGACGACGCATTGCATCAGCCAAACGAGGATGGAGAAATCAAAGAACTGTTTGAAGTCTCGATCGCCGGCCGGATGATGAAAAAACGGGTAATGGGGAAAGCTTCGTTCATTGAACTGCAGGATGCGTCTGGCACCATTCAGGTTTACGTAGCTCGAGACTCCCTGCCCGAAGGATTTTACAACACCATTTTCAAGAAATTGCTTGACATCGGTGACTTACTCGGCATCAAAGGCCGTGTATTTCGCACCAAAACCGGGCACGTATCAGTGCATGCATCCGCACTTGAGTTGATGGCAAAAGCCTTGCGGCCCATCCCAGTTGTCAAGGAAAAAGAAGGGGTTGTATACAACGAAGTAACGGACAAAGAATTCCGGTATCGCCAACGCTACGTTGACTTGCTGTTGAACCCAGATGTACGCGAGGTCTTTGTACAACGCGCCAAACTGGTAACCGCGCTCCGCAAGTTTCTTGATGAAAAAGGATACCTGGAAGTAGAAACGCCGGTGCTTCAGCCTGTTTACGGCGGCGCTTCAGCCCGTCCGTTTACAACGCATCACAATGCGCTCAACATGGAGCTTTTTCTGCGCATTGCCGACGAACTATACCTCAAGAGGCTCATTGTTGGCGGTTTTGAGGGCGTTTACGAAATTTCCAAAGACTTCAGAAACGAAGGCCTAAGCCGTTTCCACAATCCAGAATTCACCATGATGGAATTGTATGTCGCTTACAAAGACTACAATTGGATGATGGATCTGGTTGAGGAAATGGTAGAGTACGTGGCAACAGCCATTCACGGCAAACCAGAAGCCCAGGTTGGCGAGAATATTATTTCGTTCAAACGGCCCTGGAAACGCATCCCGATGTTCGAGGCAATTGAAGAGAAAACCGGGCACAACCTGTATGGGAAGTCGCGGGAT
The sequence above is a segment of the Bacteroidota bacterium genome. Coding sequences within it:
- the der gene encoding ribosome biogenesis GTPase Der; translation: MSLVAIVGRPNVGKSTLFNRLTEVKQAIVHDEPGVTRDRIYGQVEWNGVVFSLTDTGGYVSDSSDRFEAAIREQVELATEEADLLLMVVDVETGITDLDQSVAQMLRRTQKPVILLANKADNKERRWDANVFYQLGIPDVFPVSSINGSGTGEVLDAIVENLPPPPPEGKNDDRPHIALIGRPNVGKSSISNALLNQNRSIVTEISGTTRDSINSVMKYHGQEIVLVDTAGLRRKARVKENVEFYANLRTERAIQHCDVAVLLLDATQGLEAQDIRVLKQAETMSKGLVLAINKWDLIEKETNTERDYMRLIKERLKTLDYVPIVTVSALTKQRLHKLIDRALAVHQQRGYRVPTSKLNDALRAAVERTPPPYYRNRPVKIKYATQIRENPPVITFFCNYPKGVREPYQRYLANRLRESFNFEGVPLKLTFKSKS
- a CDS encoding DUF2520 domain-containing protein, which translates into the protein MHKQQKPLPHDHGRQTGIMIVGTGAVGTTLALSLQAKDYTISAIASRSKARAQQLATHVGAPAAVALSSLDPAQAQLIFLCVPDDVLPEIADKLANHTQWAGRIVAHTSGAQTASILLPLQKAGAYAMSFHPVQTFVKPSKNAFSGIYVGIEGDEPAVSEGIVLAQALDATPLVLQAADKARYHLAASIASNFTVTLVSAACDVLESIGMQRDEAVALLRPLVMQTCTNVTTRLPEEVLTGPAARGDKNTLQQHLDALENHQPHLLPLYRALLAQTVELAKRGATSPDAKKQLDEMHSSLQPE
- a CDS encoding EcsC family protein encodes the protein MRLSPYEKEVQREIEQWQHGEASLLVKALSWAMQPMDWVVNQVVPEDMLDQASTAVEQFLSVLNNASEWTYDADDLLKRAQERGLEAETIADLRDQPLETLDELAKGLFTQNAMLAAIEGGGTGLGGAVLIAADIPLLFGINFRLIQQIGATYWFELKGPDFQPLVLSIFNVAASGETRSKNDAIREISVAGAAFANDLNYKGRVTGTLRDQNRHLPREIAKNIVGRKIAQTIPIAGAAVGAGINYWFTTETAETTYMLFRALYLERKERI
- the holA gene encoding DNA polymerase III subunit delta, with amino-acid sequence MSAKGLTYEQLETSFKHGNFKPVYFLYGSERFLMNQLQSLLIEKALAPHERDFNFDLLYGPEADANQVIGLCASFPAMAQRRVVIVRDFEQLKDNKRFSHYAKQPNPSTIVLLLCGKKPNLSTQPYRDLKANAAWGEFKPLYDNQVPGWISKRLKTRQVQADAMAIQRLSDYLGTDLQAIESEIDKLVTYCGGKPQITGDDIVRASGQTRDFNVFELQKAIGEARHNDAQNITEQLLRQASNKRGEALMIVSVLTSYFTKLWKLTYFQHKNVPEKSLSSRVGVSPYFIKEYLKSLRFYNRNAIAGAFATLLAADYELKGGANRDTQLILTLLLRRLVPNALPNNPRNTVVRR
- the lysS gene encoding lysine--tRNA ligase translates to MSEFTEQEARRREELAALQEAGINPYPTSWDVTAHASEILAKFDDALHQPNEDGEIKELFEVSIAGRMMKKRVMGKASFIELQDASGTIQVYVARDSLPEGFYNTIFKKLLDIGDLLGIKGRVFRTKTGHVSVHASALELMAKALRPIPVVKEKEGVVYNEVTDKEFRYRQRYVDLLLNPDVREVFVQRAKLVTALRKFLDEKGYLEVETPVLQPVYGGASARPFTTHHNALNMELFLRIADELYLKRLIVGGFEGVYEISKDFRNEGLSRFHNPEFTMMELYVAYKDYNWMMDLVEEMVEYVATAIHGKPEAQVGENIISFKRPWKRIPMFEAIEEKTGHNLYGKSRDELATVGKALKLEIDDSMGSGKIIDEIFGEFVEPTLIQPTFITDYPVELSPLAKKHPSKPGLVERFEAICNGKEICNAFSELNDPIDQRERFEAQVALRDQGDDEAMQIDEDYLRALEYGMPPTAGLGVGIDRLAMIMTGQESIRDVILFPLLRPESAEAQLPAEETPETVE
- the bioD gene encoding dethiobiotin synthase; translation: MADGLFIVGTDRDVGKTFVGVGIVGLLREMGVDATLMTPISTGGSVDSATELLKQIGVEEPKRLVSPISFETLASPYAASQVERIEIKLAKIWDAYNELKAKGKFVVIEGGGLMVPITRNYAVADLLKDFDLPAVILGKTARGTLNHCILTLRMMLVMGLHPRGFILNGFGQYGEGFAEALNPDVLEELEAPLKVLATIEWRPEYPGNIQAFIRALRQHEGLLSLLKDLTDTTMNL
- a CDS encoding peptidylprolyl isomerase, translated to MYKYLLLLAAGSLLIGCEVRVRDSGANSSLSRRSADTSAVFSISRNNGTTPTRSFDLTESSTSTSIQAEVVSPLPPSNLYEIATPLGNMTLRLFDDTPEHRDNFKKLVENGYYDRTTFHRVMANFIIQGGDPNSRDKDPNNDGIGGPGYTISPEFKSNHFHKKGAIAAARQPDQVNPQRRSSGSQFYIAQGRAYEAQELAEVERYIGIQIRDSNFRFSPEAREAYTRIGGIPTLDMQYTVFGELVDGFDVLDRISAIPVDGRDRPKDDVPMTIRAIPAQ
- the amrB gene encoding AmmeMemoRadiSam system protein B — translated: MEILDSSIYATQPLPLQKQLKTLLSESSQYPVEDEILGIIVPDSNLLSGGPVAANVFKTIAGKSYDTVVIVSSSHTGPFKRMTICNLNSYRTPLGDVPINEKVCHELCDEDDDIYLDDQGHFHNKGIDVQLPFLQTALDDFDIVPIVMGEESPEFCKELGAAIGEIMFNRKTLVVASVDVLSSTQEELEKFQTLFESSNTRDLIPMLNRQDMALQGRGPLLVAMLAAQHRNARRFQVLELKQPENSNPGWIGAYISK
- a CDS encoding sigma-70 family RNA polymerase sigma factor gives rise to the protein MPKSLAKKNRKRSPRKTAPHSHYEMLVDMSDEDLMSFFQAGTVEAFDLLVSRYKDPLTNYIYRFLGDMKECEDLLQETFLRVYRNRHSYRRIAKFSTWLYTIAGNLARSEYRKRKRRRLYSLQSVNRDEEEFEVEIPDETFSPDRHTESTIQDYYIQEALKQIPEEFREVVVLRDVQQLAYEEIAEITGLPMGTVKSRINRGRTKLQALLKDVYSPHPMGH